A part of Oryctolagus cuniculus chromosome 15, mOryCun1.1, whole genome shotgun sequence genomic DNA contains:
- the VAX1 gene encoding ventral anterior homeobox 1, translating into MFGKPDKMDVRCHSDAEAARVSKSAHKESRESKGAEGTLPAAFLKEPQGAFSASGPAEDCNKSKSNSAADPDYCRRILVRDAKGSIREIILPKGLDLDRPKRTRTSFTAEQLYRLEMEFQRCQYVVGRERTELARQLNLSETQVKVWFQNRRTKQKKDQGKDSELRSVVSETAATCSVLRLLEQGRLLSPPGLPALLPPCATGALGSALRGPSLPALGAGAAAGSAAAAAAAPGPAGAASQHPPAVGGAPGPGPAGPGGLHAGAPAAGHGLFSLPVPSLLGSVASRLSSAPLTMAGSLAGNLQELSARYLSSSAFEPYSRTNNKEGAEKKALD; encoded by the exons ATGTTCGGGAAGCCAGACAAAATGGACGTTCGGTGCCACTCGGACGCCGAGGCGGCCCGGGTCTCAAAGAGCGCGCACAAGGAAAGCCGCGAGAGCAAGGGCGCCGAGGGGACCCTTCCGGCCGCCTTCCTCAAGGAGCCGCAGGGCGCCTTCTCGGCGTCCGGACCCGCTGAAGATTGCAACAAAAGTAAATCCAATTCCGCCGCCGACCCGGATTACTGCCGCCGGATCCTGGTCCGAG ATGCCAAGGGGTCCATCCGCGAGATCATCCTGCCCAAGGGCCTCGATCTGGACCGGCCCAAGAGGACCCGCACGTCCTTCACTGCCGAGCAGCTCTACCGGCTGGAGATGGAGTTTCAGCGCTGCCAGTACGTGGTGGGCCGCGAGAGGACCGAGCTCGCCCGGCAGCTCAATCTTTCCGAGACCCAG GTGAAGGTCTGGTTCCAGAACCGCCGCACCAAGCAGAAGAAGGACCAGGGCAAGGACTCGGAGCTGCGCTCGGTGGTGTCGGAGACCGCGGCCACGTGCAGCGTGCTGCGGCTGCTGGAGCAAGGCCGCCTGCTGTCGCCGCCCGGGCTGCCGGCGCTGCTGCCGCCTTGCGCCACGGGCGCGCTCGGCTCCGCGCTGCGCGGACCCAGCCTGCCCGCCCTGGGCGCAGGCGCCGCCGCAGGCTCGGCCGctgccgcggccgccgccccGGGCCCTGCGGGCGCCGCGTCTCAGCACCCACCGGCCGTGGGCGGCGCTCCGGGCCCGGGGCCCGCGGGGCCGGGGGGACTGCACGCGGGAGCGCCGGCCGCTGGTCATGGCCTCTTCAGCCTGCCGGTGCCCTCGCTGCTCGGCTCGGTGGCCAGCCGCCTGTCCTCCGCCCCGTTGACCATGGCTGGTTCGCTAGCCGGGAATTTGCAAGAACTCTCGGCCCGATACCTGAGTTCCTCGGCCTTTGAGCCTTACTCCCGGACCAACAACAAAGAAGGGGCTGAGAAAAAAGCGCTGGACTGA